The Mesomycoplasma ovipneumoniae genome includes a region encoding these proteins:
- a CDS encoding phospholipase D-like domain-containing protein has product MFKRAKWIFYYFFLLIFLAGFSGTIYIIYVFLSRNLDWIAILTLVSVYSSTSLFNLFILLQRRRHEAKISWLIACSILPIIGPIAYIFLGRKYSNHQNVKHYFSQYQYFIGSSKTNEKLLEKIPKTDRDLLVYSSKYFLSPVQKFTGDLIVDGHSFFEKLFNDIQKAKKFIFIDIYIVKNDFIWKKLKRLLINKRKQGVKIKIIVDSFGTYYIKTRQWLELRSQKIEVLLFNAFKVPFISGQSFYRNHRKVFLIDGKIVYTGGNNIAEEYSGFDKNYGYWMDLNLRLEGEIVEAYCRNFLFHWSKWGKKNISKSEINNFCKLEENSNQSTKIKNLGVVIQNGPNLPDSLIEGFILKSIYSAKKNIKLFSPYFVPTQKIIDALKDILLAKIEVEIFIPGRNDILLIKTFNQYFAYKLLKKGAKIYFFKEIFFHGKAIIIDDNIGMIGTSNLDARSLFFQYETNLFFKGKILNKLLNHIDLLKKQNIIVEVKEFNKISNFFKFLIFFLKTLA; this is encoded by the coding sequence ATGTTCAAAAGAGCAAAATGGATTTTTTACTATTTTTTTTTATTAATTTTCCTTGCGGGTTTTAGCGGAACTATTTACATAATTTATGTTTTTCTGTCTAGAAATCTTGATTGAATCGCGATTTTAACACTTGTTTCAGTTTATAGTTCTACCTCACTTTTTAATTTATTTATTTTGCTACAAAGAAGAAGACATGAAGCAAAAATTTCATGGCTGATCGCTTGTTCTATTTTGCCAATAATCGGACCAATTGCTTATATTTTTTTAGGGCGAAAATACTCAAATCACCAAAATGTTAAGCATTATTTTTCACAATATCAATATTTTATTGGCTCAAGTAAAACTAATGAAAAGTTGTTAGAAAAAATTCCTAAAACTGACCGAGATTTATTGGTTTATTCAAGTAAATATTTTTTATCTCCTGTTCAAAAATTTACCGGCGATTTAATTGTTGATGGTCATAGTTTTTTTGAAAAACTTTTTAACGACATTCAAAAGGCAAAAAAATTCATTTTTATTGATATTTATATTGTAAAAAATGACTTTATTTGAAAAAAATTAAAAAGATTGTTAATTAATAAGCGCAAACAAGGTGTAAAAATTAAGATTATCGTCGATTCTTTTGGGACTTACTACATAAAAACACGGCAATGACTTGAATTAAGAAGTCAAAAAATTGAAGTTCTTTTGTTTAATGCCTTCAAAGTACCTTTTATCTCAGGGCAAAGTTTTTATAGAAATCATCGAAAAGTTTTTCTAATTGATGGAAAAATTGTATATACTGGTGGAAATAATATTGCTGAAGAATACTCAGGTTTTGACAAAAATTATGGCTATTGAATGGATTTAAATCTTCGACTTGAAGGCGAAATTGTCGAAGCTTATTGCCGAAATTTCCTATTTCATTGGTCAAAGTGGGGTAAAAAAAATATTTCTAAATCTGAAATTAATAATTTTTGCAAACTTGAAGAAAACAGCAACCAATCTACTAAAATAAAAAATTTAGGGGTTGTTATTCAAAATGGGCCAAATTTGCCCGACTCTTTGATTGAAGGCTTTATTTTAAAAAGTATTTATTCGGCCAAAAAAAATATTAAGCTTTTTTCGCCATATTTTGTGCCAACACAAAAAATTATCGACGCACTTAAGGACATTTTACTTGCAAAAATAGAGGTAGAAATTTTTATACCAGGTAGAAATGACATTTTATTGATTAAAACTTTTAATCAATACTTTGCCTACAAACTGTTAAAAAAAGGTGCTAAAATTTACTTTTTTAAAGAAATCTTTTTTCACGGAAAAGCAATAATTATCGATGATAATATTGGAATGATCGGCACATCGAATTTAGATGCTAGATCTTTATTTTTCCAATATGAAACCAATTTATTTTTTAAAGGTAAAATTTTAAACAAGCTTTTGAATCACATCGACTTGCTTAAAAAACAAAATATTATTGTTGAAGTAAAAGAATTTAATAAAATTTCTAACTTTTTTAAGTTTTTAATTTTCTTTTTGAAAACTTTGGCTTAG
- a CDS encoding signal peptidase II, with translation MKTKINPIIKYINSKYTKIGKKRLLINILIAFLVILVALLIDQLTKNLIFTPEEYRESTDKGFVKIISWGFIGFRPLLHQGVTSGINKFIGFTGIHIFAFLLSLILLILIPFSKKYSLTVFMAILLGGNWGNEIDRILDDNQVKDLLFLPFVRSSGTFNFADIFIFVGPIGIFIVSLYDHAQPWISKKLKNKIFKKRNKN, from the coding sequence ATGAAAACAAAAATTAACCCTATTATTAAATATATTAATTCAAAATATACTAAAATCGGCAAAAAACGCTTATTAATAAACATTTTGATTGCTTTTTTGGTTATTTTAGTTGCTTTATTAATCGATCAACTAACAAAAAATTTAATTTTTACCCCAGAAGAGTATAGGGAATCAACCGATAAAGGCTTTGTCAAAATTATTTCATGAGGTTTTATTGGTTTTCGTCCACTTTTGCATCAAGGTGTAACTTCGGGAATTAATAAATTTATTGGTTTTACAGGCATTCATATTTTTGCCTTTTTATTAAGTTTGATACTTTTGATTTTGATTCCTTTTTCAAAAAAATATTCGCTTACAGTTTTTATGGCCATATTATTAGGTGGGAATTGAGGTAACGAAATTGACCGAATTTTGGATGATAATCAAGTAAAAGATTTACTTTTTTTGCCATTTGTAAGGTCAAGTGGGACATTTAATTTTGCAGATATTTTTATTTTTGTTGGACCTATTGGAATTTTTATTGTCTCTCTTTATGATCATGCTCAACCTTGAATTTCAAAAAAACTTAAAAATAAAATCTTTAAGAAAAGAAATAAAAATTAA
- the secG gene encoding preprotein translocase subunit SecG, protein MLKTVLVIFIAIFGFLIVLVSLIMSPHSNSFSGALIGSSDLDLFQVSKERGIKKFTKWAMFILGFIFLALSLVIRLL, encoded by the coding sequence ATGTTAAAAACAGTTTTAGTTATTTTTATTGCGATTTTTGGTTTCCTGATTGTTTTAGTTTCGCTAATTATGTCACCACATTCAAACTCATTCTCAGGAGCGCTAATCGGATCGAGTGATTTGGATTTATTCCAAGTATCAAAAGAACGTGGTATCAAAAAGTTCACAAAATGAGCAATGTTTATATTAGGCTTTATTTTTTTAGCTCTATCGTTAGTAATTAGGTTGTTGTAA
- the rnr gene encoding ribonuclease R: protein MEIISQEKLKNFLKNEKTFIEIVRKFNVPFDLNQHLTHQISTLIENFQVFKTLEGKYYWPKFIETRVGIFRATQSSFGFVEDKQNPAQKNNIFIPGRFTANALEGDEVKINIYVDRFKSDQFFGVVTKIIQRNTKFLIGKVVKDDKFWDFEPINFKGNFFFRWNSTQDLEINNFYKVKIIDYQKNVLKLDVIQKIGHKSEPFLHVKIPIIESEITDTFSAEVLAESSKIEQEIKNIEKNRVDLRNELVVTIDGDDTKDFDDAISIEQTKEGNFLLKVHIADVAHYVKQDSAIDIEAQKRGTSIYLPHMVIPMLPEELSNGICSLMPNVDRFTITMESLINKKGENLYIKIYPSVINSKWRLTYEKVNNFFAGSFSFGDTDLENMLKKCLNLNTILSNFKKKQGYIDLALDEVKIILDQEGYTQSLKLKRRGTSEELIENFMIRANENVSEFLTKKKIPILYRIHATPDPEKITIFNQVIKSLGIQHSLKLNPTSKEFAHKINQIKLENNDNFLKYSILRTMQKAIYSTENEGHFGLAASFYSHFTSPIRRYPDLLLHRIIRNFLFQKNDDIETYKEILEKNSYTTTELEQKAFNLERKIVNIKKAEYVQNLIGKSFRAQITSIIKSGFFVEIDGMFDALIVNKTLPDSENDPYVLAEDNFCLYNKKHRFKLGEFIDVKIESANIWDGKISAVLTNY from the coding sequence ATGGAAATTATATCTCAAGAAAAACTCAAAAATTTTCTTAAAAACGAAAAGACTTTTATTGAAATTGTTAGAAAATTTAACGTGCCTTTTGACTTAAATCAACATTTGACACACCAAATAAGCACTTTAATTGAAAATTTCCAGGTTTTCAAAACTCTGGAAGGCAAATATTATTGACCTAAATTTATAGAAACTCGGGTTGGTATTTTCCGCGCTACCCAATCATCGTTTGGTTTTGTTGAAGATAAGCAAAATCCAGCCCAAAAAAATAATATTTTTATACCCGGAAGATTTACTGCAAATGCTCTTGAGGGCGATGAAGTCAAAATCAATATTTATGTTGACAGATTCAAAAGTGATCAATTTTTCGGTGTTGTTACTAAAATTATTCAGCGAAACACTAAGTTTTTAATTGGAAAAGTTGTTAAAGACGATAAATTTTGAGATTTTGAGCCTATTAATTTTAAGGGGAATTTTTTCTTTCGCTGAAATTCAACTCAAGATCTAGAAATCAATAATTTTTATAAAGTAAAAATTATTGATTATCAAAAAAATGTCCTTAAACTAGATGTTATTCAAAAAATTGGACACAAATCAGAGCCTTTTTTACATGTAAAAATTCCTATAATTGAATCAGAAATCACTGACACATTTAGCGCAGAAGTTCTGGCTGAATCATCAAAAATTGAACAAGAAATAAAAAATATCGAGAAAAACAGAGTAGATTTACGAAATGAACTTGTGGTAACAATTGATGGCGATGATACAAAAGATTTTGATGACGCCATTTCTATTGAACAAACAAAAGAGGGAAATTTTCTCTTAAAAGTTCATATTGCAGACGTAGCACATTATGTAAAACAGGATTCAGCAATTGATATTGAAGCACAAAAAAGGGGAACTTCAATTTATTTGCCTCACATGGTAATTCCAATGCTACCTGAAGAATTATCAAACGGAATTTGCTCTTTGATGCCTAATGTCGACAGATTTACTATCACAATGGAATCTCTTATAAACAAAAAAGGTGAAAATTTATACATTAAAATTTACCCTTCTGTAATTAATTCAAAATGGCGTCTAACTTATGAAAAAGTAAATAATTTTTTTGCTGGTTCATTTTCATTTGGCGATACAGATCTAGAAAATATGTTAAAAAAGTGTTTAAATTTAAACACTATTTTGTCAAATTTCAAGAAAAAGCAAGGGTATATTGACCTTGCGCTTGATGAAGTTAAAATTATTTTAGACCAAGAAGGATATACACAATCCCTAAAACTAAAAAGAAGAGGAACTTCTGAAGAATTAATTGAAAATTTTATGATTAGGGCAAATGAAAATGTTTCAGAATTTTTAACTAAGAAAAAAATTCCGATTTTATACCGGATTCATGCAACCCCTGATCCTGAAAAAATAACAATTTTTAATCAAGTTATTAAATCTTTAGGCATACAACACAGCTTAAAATTAAATCCTACTTCTAAAGAGTTTGCACATAAAATTAATCAAATAAAACTAGAAAATAACGACAATTTTCTTAAATATTCAATTTTAAGAACGATGCAAAAAGCAATTTATAGCACTGAAAACGAAGGACATTTTGGTCTTGCAGCTAGTTTTTATAGTCATTTTACCAGCCCTATCCGTCGTTATCCTGATTTATTATTGCATAGAATTATTCGCAACTTTTTGTTCCAAAAAAATGATGACATTGAAACTTATAAGGAAATTTTGGAAAAAAATTCCTATACCACAACCGAGTTAGAACAAAAAGCATTTAATTTAGAGAGAAAAATTGTAAATATAAAAAAAGCTGAGTATGTCCAAAATTTGATTGGAAAATCCTTTAGAGCACAAATAACTTCTATTATTAAATCCGGATTTTTCGTTGAAATTGATGGAATGTTTGATGCCTTAATAGTAAATAAAACTCTTCCTGATAGCGAAAATGATCCTTATGTATTAGCAGAGGATAATTTTTGTTTATATAATAAAAAACATAGATTTAAATTAGGCGAATTTATCGATGTTAAAATTGAAAGCGCCAATATTTGAGACGGAAAAATTAGTGCTGTTTTAACAAACTATTAG